A genomic region of Janthinobacterium lividum contains the following coding sequences:
- a CDS encoding phytanoyl-CoA dioxygenase family protein, protein MDDWPHLHELWQRCTRHGGAAGSQGLAHDHRDIKALYARGISMEDAMQFLFQQRPTLEAFQAWLAGRTRVRPAHAASAHQDVLSAAELRHFEEHGYLVLRGAVPRAQCLAAQTAIWEYLGASPDDMASWYRPHPGKRGLMLQFSDHPALEENRHCAHIRHACQQLYDTGIGAGTGIYASIDKVSFNPPETPQHRFLGSALHWDVSLQQPVPFKLQGMLYLSDCPAQHGAFHCVPGFQHHMAGWLRQVPPGRQPREWAVEDLRPVPVEGMAGDFIIWHQALPHCATPNRGPAPRMVQYLTYLPEHCQDQDAWI, encoded by the coding sequence ATGGACGACTGGCCTCACTTGCACGAATTATGGCAACGCTGCACGAGACATGGCGGCGCGGCCGGCAGCCAGGGACTGGCGCACGACCACCGGGACATCAAGGCGCTGTATGCGCGCGGCATTTCCATGGAAGACGCCATGCAGTTCCTGTTCCAGCAACGCCCTACGCTGGAAGCCTTCCAGGCGTGGCTGGCTGGCCGCACGCGCGTCCGCCCGGCGCACGCCGCCAGCGCGCATCAGGACGTGCTGTCGGCCGCCGAACTGCGCCATTTCGAGGAGCACGGCTACCTGGTGCTGCGCGGCGCCGTACCGCGCGCGCAGTGCCTCGCCGCACAAACGGCGATATGGGAATACCTGGGCGCCAGCCCCGATGATATGGCATCGTGGTACCGGCCGCACCCGGGCAAGCGGGGCCTGATGCTGCAGTTTTCCGACCATCCGGCCCTCGAGGAAAACCGCCACTGCGCGCACATACGCCACGCCTGTCAGCAGCTATATGACACCGGCATCGGCGCCGGCACCGGCATCTACGCCAGCATCGACAAGGTGAGCTTCAATCCGCCGGAAACGCCGCAGCACCGTTTCCTTGGCAGCGCCCTGCACTGGGACGTCAGCCTGCAACAGCCGGTTCCCTTCAAGCTGCAAGGCATGCTGTACCTGAGCGACTGTCCGGCGCAGCACGGCGCCTTTCACTGCGTGCCCGGCTTCCAGCACCACATGGCCGGCTGGCTGCGGCAAGTACCGCCGGGCCGCCAGCCGCGCGAATGGGCCGTCGAGGACTTGCGGCCCGTGCCCGTCGAAGGCATGGCCGGCGATTTCATCATCTGGCACCAGGCCCTGCCCCATTGCGCCACGCCCAACCGCGGCCCGGCGCCGCGCATGGTGCAGTACCTGACCTACCTCCCGGAGCACTGCCAGGATCAGGATGCGTGGATCTGA
- the prpR gene encoding propionate catabolism operon regulatory protein PrpR, whose protein sequence is MRRPPQPPLDHRDKPVIWTVSVSRLFDLFRDITLEYDDLATIEPINLGFDDAVRHIRERMATERCDAVIAAGSNGAYLKGRLSVPVIIAKASGYDVMQALARARRISPHIGVVTYQDPMPELAEFAATFGFQIFQRTYATEEDARAQINELKAAGVKAVVGAGLVTDLAEEAGLAAVFVYSATAIRRAFDDALELARLTQIESNRGRRTVVADTLRARHGLHDLRGESEAMEALRQSVVLYARSPATVLIQGETGSGKELVAQAIHRESPRSLGANRPFIAINCGAIAESLLESELFGHEDGAFTGARRGGHAGLFEAANHGTLFLDEIGEMPLALQTRLLRVLEEREVVRVGGTRPIAINVRIISATHCDLEQRIREGRFRADLFYRLAVLRLHLPALRERASDIPGLAEWSLKNALAALGARPHPNLHAEIQACAPLLRRYDWPGNVRELRNLAERLALFLAAEPLQALTPAFVLGVAPELANAAGTPAPLPSPAAAIAPRPEDESASAVLARFGGRRDAAAHYLGISRTTLWRRLRTG, encoded by the coding sequence ATGCGCCGCCCTCCCCAACCTCCGCTCGACCATCGCGACAAACCCGTCATCTGGACCGTCTCCGTCTCGCGCCTGTTCGACCTGTTCCGCGACATCACGCTCGAATACGACGACCTGGCGACGATCGAACCGATCAACCTGGGCTTCGACGACGCCGTGCGCCACATCCGCGAACGCATGGCCACGGAGCGCTGCGATGCCGTCATCGCGGCCGGTTCGAACGGCGCCTACCTGAAAGGCAGGCTGTCGGTACCCGTCATCATCGCCAAGGCCAGCGGCTACGACGTGATGCAGGCGCTGGCGCGCGCGCGGCGCATCTCGCCGCACATCGGCGTCGTCACCTACCAGGACCCGATGCCGGAACTGGCGGAATTTGCCGCCACCTTCGGCTTCCAGATCTTTCAGCGCACCTATGCCACCGAGGAAGACGCGCGCGCGCAGATCAATGAACTGAAGGCGGCCGGGGTCAAAGCCGTCGTCGGCGCGGGCCTCGTCACCGACCTGGCCGAAGAAGCGGGACTGGCCGCCGTCTTCGTGTATTCGGCCACGGCCATCCGGCGCGCCTTCGACGATGCGCTGGAACTGGCGCGCCTGACCCAGATCGAATCGAACCGCGGACGCCGCACGGTAGTGGCCGACACCCTGCGCGCGCGGCACGGCCTGCACGATCTGCGCGGCGAGTCGGAAGCGATGGAAGCGCTGCGCCAGTCGGTGGTGCTGTATGCGCGCTCGCCGGCAACGGTGCTGATCCAGGGAGAAACGGGCAGCGGCAAGGAACTGGTGGCGCAGGCGATCCATCGCGAAAGCCCGCGCAGCCTGGGCGCGAACCGCCCCTTCATCGCCATCAACTGCGGCGCCATCGCCGAATCTCTGCTGGAATCGGAACTGTTCGGCCACGAGGATGGGGCCTTCACGGGCGCCCGCAGGGGCGGCCATGCGGGCCTGTTCGAGGCGGCCAACCACGGTACCCTGTTCCTCGACGAAATCGGCGAAATGCCGCTGGCCCTGCAAACGCGATTGCTGCGCGTGCTGGAAGAGCGCGAAGTGGTGCGCGTGGGCGGCACGCGGCCCATCGCCATCAATGTGCGCATCATCAGCGCCACGCATTGCGACCTGGAACAGCGCATCCGCGAAGGACGCTTCCGCGCCGACCTGTTCTACCGCCTGGCCGTGCTGCGCCTGCATTTGCCCGCCTTGCGCGAACGCGCCAGCGACATTCCCGGCCTGGCCGAGTGGTCGCTGAAAAACGCGCTGGCCGCGCTGGGCGCCCGTCCGCACCCCAACCTGCATGCGGAAATCCAGGCTTGCGCGCCGCTGCTGCGCCGCTACGACTGGCCCGGCAACGTGCGCGAACTGCGCAACCTGGCCGAGCGCCTGGCCCTGTTCCTGGCCGCCGAACCGCTGCAGGCGCTGACGCCCGCCTTCGTGCTGGGCGTGGCGCCGGAACTGGCCAATGCTGCCGGCACGCCGGCGCCGCTGCCGTCGCCGGCCGCCGCCATCGCGCCGCGCCCGGAAGACGAAAGCGCCAGCGCCGTGCTGGCGCGCTTTGGCGGACGCCGCGACGCCGCCGCCCACTACCTCGGCATCAGCCGCACCACCCTGTGGCGCCGCCTGCGCACCGGCTGA